Part of the Gadus macrocephalus chromosome 22, ASM3116895v1 genome, GGTCTTGTCCTCAAAGCCAGAGTTGGTGAAGTCTTCATTGTCGTAGTATGATGGGGGCACATCCCCGTAGACAGGGACTCCCATTGGTCCTGAAGACAAAGAGCAAAACCAATAGCAGATAAatcaaaatgcacacacacacacacacacacacacacacacacacacacacacacacacacacacacacacacacacacggaaagttCTTTTTAAGTTACAAGTTACGTTTTGAATACATTTGCCGGCAGGACGGGTGCTATTTATCCCGTGATAAATCTGGCGCTATTGCAGAGGACGGATCTTCCCCAAATAAGCACAGACATGATAaaaatagttatgttattacatatttttcagaaaaacaaaacaaaaaaatatctaaatacTGAATTGAGCATAACAATAATGTTTTCTTAACCATTGCCTTGTTTTAGGAGATATTTTTCGAGAAAAGACCTGTTatctaataataaaaataataataataataattcattatatttatgtagcgcttttcaatgacccaaagacgcttacagaagggggggaccttactcaccaccaccagtgtgtagcacccacttgggtgatgcacggcagccaatctgcgctagaacgcccaccacacaccagcttgaggtggagagtgagggaattgatgagtcagccaattgtacaggaggattattagggggggccagattgaatgagcctggttgggccaggacaccggggaaacccctactctttgcgataagtgtcctgggatcttttatgaccacagtgagtcaggacctcttCTTGTCGACAATATCTAACCAAATTGTCGACAAGAAGACCTACGGAAGGCCGTCTACTTACCACCCGAGTGAGTGAGCGGCTGTTGGGGGCTGTTCTGGTACGGTAGGGAAGAGCCCTCTGCGTAGGGCACCTGGGCATCTGGGACAAACCCAGGGCCTGGCTGTGGGTAGCCTTGTGGCGCGTAGCCGGCCTGTGGGTAACCAGGCTGCCCGTAGCCGGGCTGTGGGTAATCAGGCTGCCCGTAGCCGGCCTGTGGGTAACCAGGCTGCCCCTGGATGGGGTATCCCAGCTGCCCAGCTGCTGGAGGAAAGGCTCCGGTAGGTGCCTGGTTGTAATTGGGAGGGGGCATGCCAAAGCCAGGCTGGGGGGGCCCGTAGACGTCGTGGTGGAGTGGGTTGGTCACCCCCATGCCGGGGTAGCCACTCTTATCCTGGGACATGATGTAGTGGTACGCTAACTTGTCTCGGGCTGGTTATCTGTGCGAACGAGGAAAAATAGGGCACAGGAGGGATTAGGGGCTTTTTATTCTTTGTTACAAAACAACCAGTCTCTCCACACCTTGCGCTGTGGCTGCAAATTAGAAGAAACAATATACAGACGTTACTGATTCGTTACCAAACTGTTTTACTATTTAATTTAGACCAGAAAATAACCATCTATTGGATTACCAAATAACCAAACAGATGATTTTCTCTActtaaaatgtaataaataacaataataaataacaaagcTCTTCATATACTTCAAGCACACATTTACACAGCTAAAGATGAAATGCCTCCATTTAATAGGAGATGGATTTATTTTGCTCTTTAGCCATTCCTAACCTTGAATGGAAACAGTGAGCCGTTatcgaaagataaaaaaaaatgaatgcatACATTCTACCACCACACATGTATCTCATCTTCCACTTATACAAATATAAACCCTTTCTGACAAGCACTACAGGACAGTGTAGTAAAAGGAAGACCTAAATGAACTCTGGCAGGTTGCCATGGGGCCAGATTGTGCTTAGTTAACCAAATGCATTATTGATTTGCCTCGTTTTTCTGGTCATACACTCATAAGATCACTTGGCCGCTAGCGTCCTACTGGGCTTCCCCTTACAAAGATGAACAAATTAATTGTAATCTGATTCTATGGTGAGCTTTCAAAACAGGAACCAGCTGTGCACGACGGCTTGTTGATATGTTGCTGGTGTTCTTCTGATGGTAAGGGAGTCTGTCTGAACCAATTCTTCAAGATACTCTTACTTTTTATATTTGGATACATAAGGCTCCCAATGAACTCCTTATCTGGTGGTAAAATGGTGGAGAACACACAGCCACATGTGAGgcttcaaagtgcttcagaaatGGGTCACGTCACAGATGCGCACTCATGTTTTGATACAGTTAGCAGGTGGTAGAGAAGGAGAGCGAATCACTACATATAATCACTGAAGCTCAAATGAAGAGCTGAAGCAAACAGAATGACTGGTTTATGATGGTTTGCCAAATGATATGAAAACTTCACTGAGTGAATCAATTTATCAGCATTGATGGGTGCTCAATCGACAGGCTGAAGTGCAGAAAACCGCCATACAAAGGATGATTATGTCACTACAGATTGAAATAGCACTTTTACCTCTCTCATGCTCTGCTTTAGTAGGTCACACTGAATGAAAGTGTAATGATTATGTAACAATCCTCTAAATCTGCAATGGGTGAACGGTTCCAAAATAGGTCTCTAGTAAACCATCTCTCCCATGGAAATCACCATGACAAAACAGCTAAGGATGATAACTGGCCAGCACAGCAACACTAGTCCCAAATAGTCAGACTCAGCAGCATATACACTTTATCTTTATCGGTTCTCAAAAACATCAGATAGGTCCTCCGAGGAGACAGAACCCTTCCTGCTATCCTAGCAACAATAGTTTAACAAGGAGGAACTCTGCACAAGCAGTAGAGCAACAATTTTGCCCTTTGTCTAGATCATGTATTTCTCCATCAAAGGATCGGTCAGGGATATTCATTTGCAAAGTTCAAGATGTGGGAAATGTCTAAAGTGTTTAAAGCCTAGAGAGCCTAACTGTATGTTCAAACCAAAAGCTCTAAAGTGTTTAGAATAAGCTACACCAAAATGATGTAGCTTATTCTCCCTTTGTAAAGGTTTTTAggttaaataaatgtttctACTGGCTGTAGCCTAATGGTATCTAACCTTCTATGCTGCTGTTGCATCAGTGCCCACTTAATCTCTAGCcatttatttggatataaaAATAAGTGACAAAGCGAAAGTAAGTTGATCATTTCTCTACAAGGCCTGGATTCATCTTATCTATTTCCCACATGCACCAGTCTGTGATCAGCCCCTGAGACTAAAGGGGCcgattaaccctaaccctatgagtGAATCAGGTGACTTTAAAACCATGTGAGCAACAGAAAATAATTAGACTCATCATGATTGTCATGGTAGCAAGGTTTGAAGAAGAGCAACTTCAACCCactgtcagacagagagagaatatcATTTGCGTGATCTCAACAGTAAGGGGTCCAGTTTTGGAAGCAATAGTAATAATGCTGCTTCAAACACTTAAGACGTCATCATTTCTCTACATTACCCAGAATTACCCACACTACCCCTTTTCAACATCATGAGGCAACATTCTGTAAATGATATACATATAAATGTGAATCAAACGCATTAGAGCGATTATAACAATGTATAACAGGCttgattattaatattaatttattaattctgTGAGCTAGGTGAACACTTGGGGTAGAAAATTCGACAGTCCCTTTGTGACAATGGTCGGGGGTTTTAGATAGCTGGTGACACCGCTGGGAGAGGTAGCCTGGCAAAGCTAACTTTAGCTTACCCAGTGGTGCATTCTCTATAACACTCAATGGCAGTTTTTCCGTGCTGGATTTCGATCCTCCTTCAACCCCTTGCTTTCGGGGGAAAAACACAAAGTCTACCAGGCTTTAAGTTTGAGCCTTTTTCCTGCTAGGAAGAAGGCAAAAATGTATGTCTTTCTAGCCATAGGAGGatcaaaaaaatgtaatatgcaGAGTCCAGTTGCTGCTACAGCGATTTGAAGAAATACACTCCTAATTAATCCCATAGTAACTTTGTCTCTGTGTGACATAGTAGCATCTAGATAAATCAAGTTCAGCCACAGCAAAGTGAAAtatacaaacaataaaacacgacCTTGGGTGCGTTGTACATCACCAATAGCAATTTATATGTTTAGGCTGTAATATTCCTTCAATGGTTGACTTGCTATATGCCCTAATTGTATACACTAGTTGCAAAACCCACTCAGTCAGGTCAGGAGATAAATCACAACAGCTCAGCCTCCTCATATTTtgacaacatttattttttcctctgAATACAGTGAGCGCCTAGTCGGTGGACACTATAACATATACTATGATAACAATCATATAAAATAGACATGCATACTTAAAGAGAGACATCTCATGGTTGATACCAAAATTAAACCCTTTGGCAGTGTTTTCACTTCTATAGTAGAAGCACATCGATGCCGCCATTGCCAGAGATTGAACTGCAGTCACAGCCAATATTTATCACAAAAATGGCTCACATACAAAATCATTTGAATAGATAATAGCTCCCAATTTTTTCAAGAAAGTCTCTGTGCTGCTTATGGGTGGGACAAACAAATAGGCTTTATAAACAAGAACAACAATGTCAAAACAGGCATCCAAGCTATCGCTAGTGTCTGGACATCAGATACTGCCTCAGAACTGTAACCAAAAACTCCTGATTTGGATTGGGAAAGCAATCTCTAGAAAAGAAGAGCAGAAAAAACAGCATGTGTCATAGCTTGTCCCTTTCCTCACTAGATGTGAAGAGCTGGACATGAGCTGATTGGAATCCATTGCTCAATACATTGATGCCTTTATACAAGACCGTAGTAAAAGGTCAAGGTGGTTTTAAGGCTGCGTGCGTTGTTGTTATTCTAATGTCACAGGACCAAGAGCTCTTAGTTGGCTGGTGTTGTTGTTGCAACGCTATGTTTTAAATGCAAATATTGTCTATTTCTACTCCTTCTGGCTAAGCCTTCGACACAACATGTTAGCAGAGACATCTCTGCTTCGCCCAGAAGACTTGTTCTTGATCCTCCATGCCACCATAATTTATTATAAAGCAAGAAGTAATTCACAGACTCTGTATCATCAGACTCTGTATAAGCAACAGTATTATAAACATAGGTCAAATGTGAAAGAACATAACACCCTCCATGTGATTATTAAATAATCAGATATGTATACAATATCAAATGGATACTAAGGGGCATCTCTCTGGTCGTAGCATTGGACCAATCTTAACATGGGGCCTTAGAACATGGTACTCTTAACTTTTTTTGGCCAGCGACTGCGGCAGTCTGGCAGAACCCAGACCCCGTACTGGCAGGTCAGCAGCCATGTCCCAACGACGAGACAACCCGTCTCAGCCCACAGGCGgccacaacaaaaaaacaagttaGCTAGGATCACCTTACCACAGCGCGCAGTACAGATACAGGATGACCATGGCTTGGTTACTAGCGTATGTGCAGTATCCACATTGGTTTCAGCTTATTGACAGCCGAAACATTCAGTCTAGTAAAGAGATCTTTCAATTCATTAGTGAAGAATATATCAGTATAGCAGAGCCAGATGGAATGGATAGATTACACTAGGCAGactttattttttgggggggggtccACTACACTCACGTTATGATATATTGTAAACAAGGAACAAACAAGTGACTTATAACTATTATTATATAATGCTCATGAATGTCGTAAGGTTCAACATGACATTTTTGTTGATAGATAAAGTATAGCCCTATATGATACAATCAATTGATATGCATTTTTACTTATGATTTGAATGTTTCTTTACTTATTCGGTGATTCGATAAATTTAAATCATGCTTAAATCATGCTACATTTGCAGTGTGGTCAGTTCAACTGCAACCCTTTTTTTGAATAGCACACAAAAAAGGCCCATAATAAACTGTTGCCTAACCAGGTCCCCGTCCATTCTAGCACACCTGCTAGGCCTCTGCGGTGAGAGATATATCTGGACTGGTTAACATCAATATCCGGCCTGATATATTTCGAAACAGAAACAACAGCGAGTGAGACAGAAAATGGATGCACAAATACATTTGGCAAAAGATATGGGTcttgttatgattgatattgAGCCCCCCATACCGCACCCCGCAGCCCCCAGCCACCCAGGGACGGACCGACGCTAGCAATTCGCTCGGTTTAGACAAGAACAAAGACATAGATGCCCAATTGACTTTTTGAAACGTTGTGTCAATACTAACACACGGATAATAGCTACTTCTTCCAACAAATTTGTTATAGATCACCTTCTATTTTGCTAAATAGCTTGATAACTCATTGACAGGCAACCCCGTTATGCGTTGCTAACCAACCCAGTGTGAAGCCCAACGGCGTCGCCTGTGTCGCAAAGAAGCTTGTTTTATAACGAGTCATTCCCTTCAGCAATCATTCTATAAAACAAGGTGTTTACTCATACACAACCGAGATGCTTACCGTTTACTTCCGCAGTTCGTCGACCGTGCCAATTTCTTATAAacacatatatttattaataaagtagCCGCCGAAATATGGTTGCGCACAGGAATGGCGAGCGCTGCAGATCGGAGGAGTGGGTCAGGAGCTGCGCGTAACCCCTGACGTCACCTCAAAATGTTGTCACGTGGTTTATGGGAATCTCCGAAGTCTTTTACCAGTAAATTAAACACATTAATTAAATAGCCGTCCTTCACAATGacgcagcttttttttttttttcctgtctaGAGTATaatacatacaaaacaaacGGCATGCCGAAGTAGAGCGGCAGACTAACTCTTAAAgagctcatttatttaaagaaaATCAAATGCATAATATCAATATGAATAAAAAGGCACAATACTCTTTATGcaatcatttataaaatgttgAAATGGAATAAGTTTGATTGgtttattaaaataaagtgtGCGGGTGCACCTTACATTGTGCAATATGTAACATCTTCATGAACTACCAAAATATAATTTTCATTAAAACGTTCTTTTAATTccaaataatataaattaaacTAGAAAATGTGCATAATGATATTTTTGGAGAACATAGACACTCGGGtttagatatatttttttaaacaaaatatTTTCAAAGTCTTACAAAATGACACTGATTTCACGAATACGCCAGTACAAGGCCACAAAACGAGGAAACGCGTTGCATTCTACGTAAACTACAGCTCACCAGGCTTTTGCACAGAAATATGTCCAGGGATCTAGCATTAAAATataacattctctctctttaattTACTTATTACAGAGTTAGATCGGGTCACTTGTGTGAATGATGAAACGTTGCATAAGTGCCCGCCCCCCCTGTGGTAAATGGGTTCTGGGTACTTCTGGCAGCAATGTGCTTTGGGTGGACGTGTTCCTTAAGGACGGCTCCGTAGCAGGTTGTCCAGCTGGGTCTTGTTGATGGTGCCGTACGCCTGGGAGTAGCTGCCCAGCTTGGCCCGGGGGTCTCCGGCGCCCGACACGTTGGAGGTGGTCTGGAAGACCTTCTTGCTGAACCGATGGGCTGGCCGGGCCTCCCGCGCCTGGGAACGCTGGTTCTGGAGGGAACACGGggaaacaaatatataatttgAAGAAGGACAATAAGCGAAGAACTAAAGAAAATTGTTTTTCTGGTATTCATTAAAGACGATAAACAGCGCGCACAAAAAAACGGTTTTCTATATGTTTTACAGAGGACTGCAGTTACTGAATATTAAGAACACCCAGTCCAGAGGTTAACGGACCAGTCGCGCCGTGGTGACACATAACCCCGAGTGGGCGGTGGGGGGCTCCTCCCGGCGGACCAGAGGGTTGTTCTGCGCCTGGGTCAGGGCCAGGGAGAAGGAGCGTGTGTGGGCCGCCGGCGCGGGCCCACCCTGCTGGAGGTTCAGCTCGGTCATCTGGGGCCAGAGAGAAGGGATGGAACAGACTCAGGGAAACCACCTGATTTAAAAAGGGACAATTATGTATAGCTTCTGAATTACGGTTATCAAAAGGTGATTAGAAAGGGGATTCAAATTGAAGGAAGGATATATAACATAAATGAAGACCCAAAGGATGCCGCTCCTTACTGTGATGGCGTTGGGGCTCTCTGATGAGGCGGCGTTGTCAGTGCCGGGCTGGTGTGAAGGGTTCCTGCTGGTGGCCCCTGGGGAGCGGTAGAAGTGGGGAGGGCCTCCTGGACTCTTTACAAAACCATCTGAGCCAGGAACAACCAATCAGACCAAAGGGGCTCAGAAGGCGTCACTATGTTCTATGCATTAAAGCTATCAATTATAAATGAATACTGATACTAAGTACTCCAAAAATACAGGCTGGCATGCATCATAAATGCACATGCATGCCTGTTTGGATTGATACGTACTAGGCGCATGCGTGATGGGGTTGTATGTGAGCTGCCTCGTCTCCTGGGCAGATGTTGGACTCGCCTGCGGGGCCGTCTGCTGGAGAGCTACATGTGGCGCTCTGGGTTCGGGGACTTCGGATTGCGCCGGCACATCGCTCGCACCGTCCCCATTTCCGTCGAGACTTCTCTCCTCCGGGCCGCTGTGTCCCTCTCCGTCGATGGCGACCGGCTCcttttctcccttctcctcgGCCGCTGGGTTTGTCTCAGTGGGGTTGGCTTTGACCCCAGCGCCAACGGTGGCGCCCAGGGCTGAGCCGGCCCCCGCTCCTGCTGTGCCCGAGCTGGTGGTCTCTATCTGCTTGGGCTGGGTCGGTTTGGGAAGCCAGCGAGTGGTCCTTCTCTCCAAAATCATCTTTTATTGCAAAGCAAAAGAGTGACATTTCAAAAGAGGGTTGCCAAGGGTTGTGACATTCGCAAAAAAAAGGAACATGGCAACGATgtcaaacacaacacataaGTGGGTGTGACATCTGCCCTTGTATAGGTCCTACTGTTAACACCACATCTCCATCAATGTCTCAAGAGCTTCTGCAGTGTGGTCCATACCTCGTACAGCTTGTTGCGATATTGGACCACAGATAGTTGCGTGTCGTCCCCCACCGACAGCACCACACTGTAGCCCAGCGCCGGCTCCTTGAGCGGGTTATGGAACCTTCCAGAAAGAGAAAACAACTTTTAAGAAAACAACGTTTCAGGAACTCTGGAGAATAATAACTTAATCACAAAAAACCTTGAATGATATTTATAGtgtgaggagaagagagaagagaaaataaGGGTACTATATTGTATAAACCTTGACCTAGAGATAACTCACTTCCTCTCTCCAACTGGGAGATGTTAAGGTAGATGACATTTGCATTGCCATTGTAGCCACAAAGTCTTATACTAAGGCCATGCAAATCGGCTGACTTCTATGTTGTGTCGATTCCTTTAACTGTCTTGCAGCCTTGCTTGCAGACTTGCAGACACATATCCACTTCACACACAGTGTATTGCAGTTTAACTTGGCCTCGCCTGCCATGGCTGACATCAGCCAGGAGGACCAATCCTAAGCTCTCCACGTTGGTCACTCCCACTCACCTTTGTTACCATTTTATTaactacccacaatgcaaaggtttccctataagaatcttgttcacCCATTGTCTCACTGAATGGATCCTTGGTCAATTTGCTGGCTGtatcttcccatgatcatgctccaaaattaaatcaaatatttgctGGCCGAAGTCTCCTAAAAATAAGTTATTCTTCATCACCTACACTGTAACACTCTGATGTAAATTTACAGCAGAACTCTAACAGTAATCTACTGTATTTAGGTTATAGTACAATGCTGTGAAAcacagtgcattgtgggagtcGTGGGAATCGTTCAAGCTTTTTATCGGCTAATGTCAAAATTGACATAAAGAATATTGCCGCCCATTCGATTAAACTCATATGGTGAGATAAGGGTTGGTTAGCTAATATTTAATTTAGGCGAGTGCTGCAAACATCACTCAACTATTGCTATGCTCtggctttattttattttctttctttcttattctctataCATTTGGTACTACTTAAAATGTTCACGTATAGACTCTATTCCGCTTTTTAATGTTCATATtagctttttctctctctctctgtcactctctctatactgtatatattattctttttcctatttttttgccgtttata contains:
- the mapk15 gene encoding mitogen-activated protein kinase 15, with protein sequence MSNKGAGITISEVEEHISLKYEIKRRLGKGAYGIVWKAVDRQTGEVVAVKKIFDAFRNRTDAQRTFREIMFLQEFGDHANIIKLINVIRAQNDKDIYLIFEHMDTDLHAVIKKGSLLKDVHKRYVMYQLLKATKYLHSGNVIHRDQKPSNILLDTDCSVKLCDFGLARSLCQIQEDAGNPTLTEYVATRWYRAPEILLGSPRYTKGIDMWSIGCILGEMLLGKALFPGTSSINQIEKILSAIAHPSPEDIQSIKSEYGASVIQRMLLKPQVPLEELLQPAVPSDALDLVQRLLVFNPDKRLTAEQALQHPYVARFHNPLKEPALGYSVVLSVGDDTQLSVVQYRNKLYEMILERRTTRWLPKPTQPKQIETTSSGTAGAGAGSALGATVGAGVKANPTETNPAAEEKGEKEPVAIDGEGHSGPEERSLDGNGDGASDVPAQSEVPEPRAPHVALQQTAPQASPTSAQETRQLTYNPITHAPNGFVKSPGGPPHFYRSPGATSRNPSHQPGTDNAASSESPNAITMTELNLQQGGPAPAAHTRSFSLALTQAQNNPLVRREEPPTAHSGLCVTTARLNQRSQAREARPAHRFSKKVFQTTSNVSGAGDPRAKLGSYSQAYGTINKTQLDNLLRSRP